In Doryrhamphus excisus isolate RoL2022-K1 chromosome 7, RoL_Dexc_1.0, whole genome shotgun sequence, one genomic interval encodes:
- the tcp11l2 gene encoding T-complex protein 11-like protein 2, whose amino-acid sequence MPLNDERPSSTSSSDDGESSSERCDSTASASDMDCSRESFTSEGSSKHCTPSSSPPKTLTLDEVMGSARDLSNLSLFHEIVVNRNFQLEPHRLPEDSLLKRVRDNVHKAFWDVLESELNDDPPEYQQAIRLLQEIREILLSFLNPGANRMRTQITEVLDMELIRQQVDNDAVDIAGLASYIITVMGKLCAPVRDEEIKKLRESTDNIVALFREIFRVLDLMKADMVNFTIDNMRPVMQKQSIEYERAKFQSILDKTPGALDNTTAWIKMSLEELLTQETSERSKGQKWVPGPFQVLNVAFLHMLSWDSSKHPLPETWMTDETRLREVQGQLRQYQAVNEVLLIVYSTIGGPIQGLSPLSERLKRMTSVLLDDMHNPNFNLEEALVGVSAQICNELNKSLAERNYPTLTPELQATLTGQICSIAQKDNPIRTLVEDRIRQYFTVLICDPKPQARLEQTPAGLAAIRTELASLAAKFISLVHYNKAVYGPFYADIIRKLMFNSSPPASPPQDSAQDPVTSN is encoded by the exons ATGCCTCTGAACGACGAGCGGCCGTCCTCCACCTCGAGCAGCGACGACGGGGAGTCGTCGTCGGAGCGCTGCGACAGCACGGCGTCGGCCAGCGACATGGACTGCTCCCGCGAGAGCTTCACTAGCGAGGGCTCCAGCAAGCACTGCACGCCCTCCT CGAGCCCGCCTAAAACGCTGACCCTGGACGAGGTCATGGGATCGGCGAGGGACCTCTCCAATCTCAGCTTGTTCCACGAGATCGTCGTCAACCGCAACTTCCAACTGGAGCCGCACAGACTACCCGAGGACAG CTTATTGAAGAGGGTGCGTGACAATGTCCACAAGGCCTTCTGGGACGTCCTGGAGTCTGAGCTGAACGACGACCCGCCAGAGTACCAGcaggccatcagactgctgcaGGAAATCCGAGAG ATCTTACTGTCCTTCCTCAACCCGGGCGCCAACCGCATGCGGACCCAGATCACAGAGGTGCTGGATATGGAACTGATCCGACAGCAGGTGGACAACGATGCGGTGGACATAGCGGGCCTGGCCTCCTACATCATCACGGTGATGGGCAAGCTGTGCGCCCCGGTCAGGGACGAGGAGATCAAGAAGCTGCGGGAGAGCACGGACAACATCGTGGCACTGTTCAG GGAGATTTTCCGTGTGCTGGACCTGATGAAGGCCGACATGGTCAACTTCACCATTGACAACATGAGGCCTGTGATGCAGAAGCAGAGCATCGAATACGAGAGGGCCAAGTTCCAGAGCATCCTGGACAAGACGCCTG GTGCTTTGGACAACACCACCGCCTGGATCAAAATGTCTCTGGAGGAGCTGCTCACACAGGAGACAAGCGAGCGAAGTAAAGGACAGAAATGGGTGCCCGGACCCTTTCAGGTCCTCAATGTTGCCTTCCTCCACATGCTCTCATGGGACTCCAGCAAGCATCCGCTCCCTGAG ACCTGGATGACTGATGAGACGCGTCTGCGGGAGGTTCAGGGTCAGCTCAGGCAGTACCAGGCGGTGAACGAGGTGCTCCTCATCGTCTACAGCACCATCGGGGGGCCCATCCAGGGTCTGTCGCCCTTGTCGGAGCGTCTCAAGAGGATGACAAGCGTGCTGCTGGACGACATGCACAACCC GAATTTCAACCTGGAGGAGGCACTGGTGGGCGTCAGCGCTCAGATCTGCAACGAGCTGAACAAGTCGTTGGCGGAGAGGAACTACCCAACGCTGACTCCGGAGCTACAGGCCACACTCACGGGGCAGATCTGCAGCATTGCCCAGAAGGACAACCCCATCCGCACTCTAGTTG AGGACCGCATCCGACAGTATTTCACGGTGCTCATCTGTGACCCGAAACCCCAAGCCAGACTTGAACAAACACCAGCCGGCCTGGCCGCCATCCGCACTGAGCTAGCGTCGCTGGCAGCCAAGTTCATCTCCCTGGTCCACTACAACAAGGCCGTCTATGGACCTTTTTACGCCGACATCATCAGGAAGCTGATGTTCAACAGCAGTCCGCCAGCTTCTCCTCCTCAGGACTCTGCTCAGGACCCCGTTACCTCCAACTGA
- the scyl2 gene encoding SCY1-like protein 2 isoform X1 has translation MESMLNKLKSTVTKVTADVTSAVMGNPVTREFEVGRHIASGGPGMCWRIYNGTKKSTKQEVAVFVFDKKMIDKYQKFDKDQIIDSLKRGVQQLTRLRHPRLLTVQHPLEESRDCLAFCTEPVFASLSNVLGQWDNLPSPVPNDIKEYKLYDVETKYGLLQISEGLSFLHSGVKMVHGNLCPENVILNKSGSWKIMGFDFSISTSNPSDAEPKYSCKEWEPNLPPLCLPNPEYLAPEYILSVSCDTASDMYSLGVVVHAVFNEGKPVFQVNKHDIFKSFSRQLDQLTNISPALLSKVPEEVRDHVKMLLSVTPNVRPDADQMTKIPFFDDVGAVTLQYFDSLFQRDNLQKSQFYKGLPKVLPKLPKRVVIYRILPSLTSEFVNPDMVPFVLPNVLLIAEECTKEEYVRLILPDLTPVFKQQEPIQASNMILLIFLQKMDLLLTKTPPEDIKNSVLPMVYRALEAPSVQIQELCLNIIPTFANLIEYPSMKNALIPRIKSACLQTSSLAVRVNSLVCLGKILEYLDKWFVIDEILPFLQQIPSREPAVLMGILGIYKCTFSHKKLGIPKENLASKSLPHLVSLSIDNNLNLNQFNSFMVVIRDMLSRMEAEHKTKLEQLHIMQEQQRSLNISTTGKQTEETKIPASSANQIDDIFGSAGGVNGKENGAAAAVAPQPNRMSLTLEEKQRLAKEQEQAAKLRSQQPLAPQSIKPPAGSNSQTKDLTSSLLNNMASLNSMSMADKPRPSLGQGAPAFPVGAMGAPVSNGFNPGMGFHTAGMGMSMRPPGPNVYAGMATTTSAPNFGALAHNQAPAGQMSKGPDLSALDSLFTSNKPKVTLNQMGPKAAPGSHTPWLGQFASAQNAQTTMQGASAGMGGFGMQANPFFSPQNFSQTPVSMNQSGLKHSTSANNDLKDLFG, from the exons ATGGAGTCCATGCTGAACAAGCTGAAAAGCACGGTGACGAAAGTGACGGCCGACGTCACCAGCGCCGTCATGGGCAACCCCGTGACGCGGGAGTTTGAGGTGGGCCGACACATTGCCAGCGGCGGTCCAGGTATGTGCTGGAGGATCTACAACGGCACAAAGAAGTCCACCAAACAG GAAGtggctgtgtttgtgtttgacaaGAAGATGATCGACAAGTACCAGAAATTCGACAAGGACCAAATTATCGACTCCCTGAAGCGAGGGGTACAACAGCTGACGAGGCTGCGGCACCCCCGTCTCCTGACGGTGCAACATCCTCTGGAAGAGTCAAG AGACTGTCTGGCCTTCTGCACGGAGCCCGTTTTCGCCAGTTTGTCCAACGTGCTTGGCCAGTGGGACAACCTGCCCAGCCCGGTGCCCAATGACATCAAGGAGTATAAGCTGTATGACGTGGAGACAAAGTACGGCCTGCTACAG ATCTCGGAGGGTTTGTCCTTCCTGCACAGCGGAGTCAAAATGGTCCACGGCAACTTGTGCCCAGAGAATGTTATCCTCAATAAGAGCGGCTCGTGGAAGATAATGGGTTTTGATTTCAGTATTTCAACAAGCAACCCATCTGACGCGGAG CCCAAGTACTCCTGCAAGGAATGGGAGCCCAACCTCCCACCGCTCTGCCTCCCCAACCCCGAGTACCTGGCCCCGGAGTACATCCTGTCAGTCAGCTGTGACACGGCCTCCGACATGTACTCACTGGGCGTGGTCGTGCACGCCGTCTTCAATGAGGGCAAGCCTGTTTTCCAAGTCAACAAGCATGACATTTTTAAGAGCTTCAGCAGGCAGCTTGACCAG CTCACCAACATCAGTCCAGCATTGCTGAGTAAGGTACCAGAGGAGGTGCGAGACCATGTTAAAATGCTGCTCAGCGTCACGCCCAACGTCCGACCAGACGCCGACCAGATGACAAAG ATCCCGTTTTTCGATGACGTGGGCGCAGTGACACTCCAGTACTTTGACTCGCTCTTCCAGAGGGACAACCTCCAAAAGTCCCAATTCTACAAAGGCCTCCCAAAAGTCCTGCCCAAACTCCCCAag AGGGTGGTGATCTACCGCATTCTGCCGTCGCTCACCTCAGAGTTTGTCAACCCGGACATGGTTCCCTTTGTGCTGCCCAACGTGCTGCTCATCGCCGAGGAGTGCACCAAGGAGGAGTACGTGCGCCTCATCTTGCCCGACCTCACGCCCGTCTTCAAGCAGCAGGAGCCTATCCAg GCTAGTAACATG ATCCTGCTCATCTTCCTGCAAAAAATGGATCTCCTCTTGACCAAAACGCCACCGGAGGACATCAAGAACAGCGTGCTGCCGATGGTTTACAGAGCCCTGGAAGCTCCCTCCGTGCAGATCCAG GAGCTGTGCCTCAACATCATCCCGACGTTCGCCAACCTGATCGAGTATCCCTCCATGAAGAACGCCCTCATTCCTCGAATCAAATCCGCCTGTCTGCAAACCTCCTCGCTCGCC GTGCGTGTGAACTCACTGGTGTGTCTGGGAAAGATCTTGGAGTACCTCGACAAGTGGTTTGTCATCGACGAGATCCTCCCCTTCCTGCAGCAGATCCCCTCCAGGGAGCCAGCGGTGCTCATGGGGATCCTGG GAATCTACAAGTGCACCTTCAGTCACAAGAAGCTGGGCATCCCCAAGGAGAATCTGGCTAGCAAGAGCCTGCCGCACCTTGTGTCGCTCAGCATCGACAACAACCTCAACCTTAACCAG TTCAACTCCTTCATGGTGGTCATCCGAGACATGCTGAGCCGCATGGAGGCCGAGCACAAGACCAAGCTGGAGCAGCTGCACATCATGCAGGAGCAGCAGAG GAGTCTGAACATCTCCACCACAGGGAAGCAAACAGAGGAGACCAAGATCCCTGCGTCCTCTGCAAACCAG ATCGATGACATTTTTGGCAGCGCAGGAGGGGTCAACGGGAAGGAGAAtggagcggcggcggcggtggcccCACAGCCCAATAGG ATGTCTCTGACGCTAGAGGAGAAGCAGCGACTGGCAAAGGAACAAGAGCAGGCGGCCAAACTGAGGAGTCAGCAGCCGCTGGCGCCGCAGAGCATCAAACCGCCCGCCGGGAGCAACTCGCAG ACAAAGGATCTGACCAGCAGTCTCCTAAACAACATGGCGTCTCTAAACAGTATGTCAATGGCCGACaagcctcggccatctttggGGCAAGGCGCCCCCGCCTTCCCTGTGGGCGCCATGGGTGCCCCGGTGTCCAACGGTTTCAATCCCGGCATGGGCTTCCACACGGCGGGCATGGGGATGAGCATGCGGCCTCCAGGCCCCAACGTCTACGCCGGGATGGCCACCACCACCAGCGCCCCCAACTTTGGCGCCCTCGCACACAATCAAGCACCCGCCGGGCAGATGAGCAAAGGACCGGACCTGTCTGCTCTAGACAGCCTTTTCACATCCAACAAACCCAAAGTCACACTCAACCAAATGGGTCCGAAGGCGGCGCCCGGAAGCCACACCCCTTGGCTCGGCCAGTTTGCTTCGGCCCAGAACGCTCAGACTACAATGCAAGGAGCTTCGGCAGGCATGGGCGGGTTCGGCATGCAAGCTAACCCTTTTTTCAGCCCGCAGAACTTCTCTCAGACTCCCGTGAGCATGAACCAAAGCGGGCTTAAGCACAGCACATCTGCCAACAATGACCTGAAAGACTTATTCGGCTGA
- the scyl2 gene encoding SCY1-like protein 2 isoform X2 has protein sequence MESMLNKLKSTVTKVTADVTSAVMGNPVTREFEVGRHIASGGPGMCWRIYNGTKKSTKQEVAVFVFDKKMIDKYQKFDKDQIIDSLKRGVQQLTRLRHPRLLTVQHPLEESRDCLAFCTEPVFASLSNVLGQWDNLPSPVPNDIKEYKLYDVETKYGLLQISEGLSFLHSGVKMVHGNLCPENVILNKSGSWKIMGFDFSISTSNPSDAEPKYSCKEWEPNLPPLCLPNPEYLAPEYILSVSCDTASDMYSLGVVVHAVFNEGKPVFQVNKHDIFKSFSRQLDQLTNISPALLSKVPEEVRDHVKMLLSVTPNVRPDADQMTKIPFFDDVGAVTLQYFDSLFQRDNLQKSQFYKGLPKVLPKLPKRVVIYRILPSLTSEFVNPDMVPFVLPNVLLIAEECTKEEYVRLILPDLTPVFKQQEPIQILLIFLQKMDLLLTKTPPEDIKNSVLPMVYRALEAPSVQIQELCLNIIPTFANLIEYPSMKNALIPRIKSACLQTSSLAVRVNSLVCLGKILEYLDKWFVIDEILPFLQQIPSREPAVLMGILGIYKCTFSHKKLGIPKENLASKSLPHLVSLSIDNNLNLNQFNSFMVVIRDMLSRMEAEHKTKLEQLHIMQEQQRSLNISTTGKQTEETKIPASSANQIDDIFGSAGGVNGKENGAAAAVAPQPNRMSLTLEEKQRLAKEQEQAAKLRSQQPLAPQSIKPPAGSNSQTKDLTSSLLNNMASLNSMSMADKPRPSLGQGAPAFPVGAMGAPVSNGFNPGMGFHTAGMGMSMRPPGPNVYAGMATTTSAPNFGALAHNQAPAGQMSKGPDLSALDSLFTSNKPKVTLNQMGPKAAPGSHTPWLGQFASAQNAQTTMQGASAGMGGFGMQANPFFSPQNFSQTPVSMNQSGLKHSTSANNDLKDLFG, from the exons ATGGAGTCCATGCTGAACAAGCTGAAAAGCACGGTGACGAAAGTGACGGCCGACGTCACCAGCGCCGTCATGGGCAACCCCGTGACGCGGGAGTTTGAGGTGGGCCGACACATTGCCAGCGGCGGTCCAGGTATGTGCTGGAGGATCTACAACGGCACAAAGAAGTCCACCAAACAG GAAGtggctgtgtttgtgtttgacaaGAAGATGATCGACAAGTACCAGAAATTCGACAAGGACCAAATTATCGACTCCCTGAAGCGAGGGGTACAACAGCTGACGAGGCTGCGGCACCCCCGTCTCCTGACGGTGCAACATCCTCTGGAAGAGTCAAG AGACTGTCTGGCCTTCTGCACGGAGCCCGTTTTCGCCAGTTTGTCCAACGTGCTTGGCCAGTGGGACAACCTGCCCAGCCCGGTGCCCAATGACATCAAGGAGTATAAGCTGTATGACGTGGAGACAAAGTACGGCCTGCTACAG ATCTCGGAGGGTTTGTCCTTCCTGCACAGCGGAGTCAAAATGGTCCACGGCAACTTGTGCCCAGAGAATGTTATCCTCAATAAGAGCGGCTCGTGGAAGATAATGGGTTTTGATTTCAGTATTTCAACAAGCAACCCATCTGACGCGGAG CCCAAGTACTCCTGCAAGGAATGGGAGCCCAACCTCCCACCGCTCTGCCTCCCCAACCCCGAGTACCTGGCCCCGGAGTACATCCTGTCAGTCAGCTGTGACACGGCCTCCGACATGTACTCACTGGGCGTGGTCGTGCACGCCGTCTTCAATGAGGGCAAGCCTGTTTTCCAAGTCAACAAGCATGACATTTTTAAGAGCTTCAGCAGGCAGCTTGACCAG CTCACCAACATCAGTCCAGCATTGCTGAGTAAGGTACCAGAGGAGGTGCGAGACCATGTTAAAATGCTGCTCAGCGTCACGCCCAACGTCCGACCAGACGCCGACCAGATGACAAAG ATCCCGTTTTTCGATGACGTGGGCGCAGTGACACTCCAGTACTTTGACTCGCTCTTCCAGAGGGACAACCTCCAAAAGTCCCAATTCTACAAAGGCCTCCCAAAAGTCCTGCCCAAACTCCCCAag AGGGTGGTGATCTACCGCATTCTGCCGTCGCTCACCTCAGAGTTTGTCAACCCGGACATGGTTCCCTTTGTGCTGCCCAACGTGCTGCTCATCGCCGAGGAGTGCACCAAGGAGGAGTACGTGCGCCTCATCTTGCCCGACCTCACGCCCGTCTTCAAGCAGCAGGAGCCTATCCAg ATCCTGCTCATCTTCCTGCAAAAAATGGATCTCCTCTTGACCAAAACGCCACCGGAGGACATCAAGAACAGCGTGCTGCCGATGGTTTACAGAGCCCTGGAAGCTCCCTCCGTGCAGATCCAG GAGCTGTGCCTCAACATCATCCCGACGTTCGCCAACCTGATCGAGTATCCCTCCATGAAGAACGCCCTCATTCCTCGAATCAAATCCGCCTGTCTGCAAACCTCCTCGCTCGCC GTGCGTGTGAACTCACTGGTGTGTCTGGGAAAGATCTTGGAGTACCTCGACAAGTGGTTTGTCATCGACGAGATCCTCCCCTTCCTGCAGCAGATCCCCTCCAGGGAGCCAGCGGTGCTCATGGGGATCCTGG GAATCTACAAGTGCACCTTCAGTCACAAGAAGCTGGGCATCCCCAAGGAGAATCTGGCTAGCAAGAGCCTGCCGCACCTTGTGTCGCTCAGCATCGACAACAACCTCAACCTTAACCAG TTCAACTCCTTCATGGTGGTCATCCGAGACATGCTGAGCCGCATGGAGGCCGAGCACAAGACCAAGCTGGAGCAGCTGCACATCATGCAGGAGCAGCAGAG GAGTCTGAACATCTCCACCACAGGGAAGCAAACAGAGGAGACCAAGATCCCTGCGTCCTCTGCAAACCAG ATCGATGACATTTTTGGCAGCGCAGGAGGGGTCAACGGGAAGGAGAAtggagcggcggcggcggtggcccCACAGCCCAATAGG ATGTCTCTGACGCTAGAGGAGAAGCAGCGACTGGCAAAGGAACAAGAGCAGGCGGCCAAACTGAGGAGTCAGCAGCCGCTGGCGCCGCAGAGCATCAAACCGCCCGCCGGGAGCAACTCGCAG ACAAAGGATCTGACCAGCAGTCTCCTAAACAACATGGCGTCTCTAAACAGTATGTCAATGGCCGACaagcctcggccatctttggGGCAAGGCGCCCCCGCCTTCCCTGTGGGCGCCATGGGTGCCCCGGTGTCCAACGGTTTCAATCCCGGCATGGGCTTCCACACGGCGGGCATGGGGATGAGCATGCGGCCTCCAGGCCCCAACGTCTACGCCGGGATGGCCACCACCACCAGCGCCCCCAACTTTGGCGCCCTCGCACACAATCAAGCACCCGCCGGGCAGATGAGCAAAGGACCGGACCTGTCTGCTCTAGACAGCCTTTTCACATCCAACAAACCCAAAGTCACACTCAACCAAATGGGTCCGAAGGCGGCGCCCGGAAGCCACACCCCTTGGCTCGGCCAGTTTGCTTCGGCCCAGAACGCTCAGACTACAATGCAAGGAGCTTCGGCAGGCATGGGCGGGTTCGGCATGCAAGCTAACCCTTTTTTCAGCCCGCAGAACTTCTCTCAGACTCCCGTGAGCATGAACCAAAGCGGGCTTAAGCACAGCACATCTGCCAACAATGACCTGAAAGACTTATTCGGCTGA